Proteins found in one Litorihabitans aurantiacus genomic segment:
- a CDS encoding aminotransferase class IV produces the protein MTTIAWFDGGLVDPRGRHLSVLDHGFVVGDGVFETCELLEGVPFALTRHLDRLRTSALGLGIAAPDDAEVRAAVGVVADAWNDAEPGVVARLRITWTGGLGPLGSDRGDGPGTLVVAASAAPQHGDARVHVVPWARNERGALAGLKTTSYGENARALARARAHGAGEAIFGNTRGELCEGTGTNVFLEDAAGLLTPPLDSGALAGVTRALVLRWAAEAGIPVREETVPLAAIHEADHVALTSSTRGIAPVVAVDGVAKEPGPLTLAMGRLFPVKQRENLDP, from the coding sequence ATGACGACGATCGCGTGGTTCGACGGCGGCCTGGTGGATCCTCGGGGGCGGCACCTGAGCGTGCTGGACCACGGCTTCGTGGTGGGTGACGGCGTCTTCGAGACCTGCGAGCTGCTCGAGGGCGTCCCGTTCGCCCTCACACGTCACCTCGACCGTCTGCGCACCTCCGCCCTCGGCCTCGGGATCGCAGCGCCGGACGACGCCGAGGTGCGCGCCGCCGTCGGCGTCGTCGCGGATGCCTGGAACGACGCCGAGCCCGGCGTGGTCGCGCGGCTGCGGATCACCTGGACCGGGGGCCTCGGGCCGCTCGGCTCCGACCGCGGCGACGGCCCCGGCACCCTCGTGGTCGCGGCCTCCGCAGCCCCGCAGCACGGCGACGCGCGGGTCCACGTCGTGCCGTGGGCCCGCAACGAGCGCGGCGCGCTGGCTGGTCTCAAGACCACCTCCTACGGCGAGAACGCCCGTGCCCTCGCCCGCGCGCGGGCCCACGGCGCCGGCGAGGCGATCTTCGGCAACACGCGCGGCGAGCTGTGCGAGGGCACGGGGACGAACGTCTTCCTCGAGGACGCGGCCGGTCTGCTGACCCCGCCGCTCGACTCCGGCGCGCTGGCCGGTGTGACGAGGGCGCTCGTGCTGCGGTGGGCCGCCGAGGCGGGCATCCCGGTGCGCGAGGAGACCGTGCCGCTCGCGGCGATCCACGAGGCGGACCACGTGGCGCTGACGTCGTCGACGCGGGGGATCGCACCCGTCGTCGCCGTCGACGGCGTGGCCAAGGAGCCCGGTCCGCTCACGCTCGCGATGGGGCGCCTCTTCCCGGTGAAGCAGCGCGAGAACCTCGACCCCTGA